In a single window of the Diospyros lotus cultivar Yz01 chromosome 10, ASM1463336v1, whole genome shotgun sequence genome:
- the LOC127811214 gene encoding protein AGENET DOMAIN (AGD)-CONTAINING P1 yields MSDFRHFSKWDAVEIIHDSSIYFPATVIRSPAKTRTHLYVEYQTLAACKNRPDRLKEFVEVGSVRPAPRPEPNRTFVLSDAVDAYREYGWRRGTVVGILVNAKYLVLFEGSEQQVQFDHSDLRLHREWNSGVWNPPFEEPRSELVLKPGESNLKFKIKCAKKNVEPMFKKGTVVEVKSIEDGYHGSWYAAVIVDSIGKNQFLVQYQTLMTEDETEFLKEKADALDIRPFPPIMQRTDRFKLSEKVDAWYNDGWWVGLISEVLDGAKYAVYFWSTNEELEFEHFNLRPHQDWMHGKWFADFMSKSSESPPKPMPGRFKGQNGLKIAEKNYFSVGMKVEVRSEEKGFIGSWYPAVIAGPKNFSKYMVQYKTLKNEDRMEPLKEEADAACIRPCPPLIQRSLRFEPLDKVDAWYKDAWWVGGVCKVYDGSNYIVYLRGTNQVLEFEHSDLRPHQDWIDRNWVTL; encoded by the exons ATGTCCGATTTCCGACACTTCTCCAAATGGGACGCCGTTGAAATCATCCATGATTCTTCCATCTACTTCCCCGCCACTGTCATCCGCTCGCCGGCCAAGACCAGAACCCACCTCTACGTCGAGTACCAAACCCTAGCCGCCTGCAAGAACCGGCCCGACCGGCTCAAGGAGTTCGTCGAAGTCGGAAGCGTGAGGCCTGCGCCGCGTCCGGAACCTAACAGGACCTTCGTTCTCAGCGACGCCGTCGACGCTTATCGCGAATATGGCTGGCGGAGAGGCACCGTTGTGGGTATCTTAGTGAACGCCAAGTACTTGGTGTTGTTCGAGGGTTCGGAGCAGCAGGTTCAATTCGACCACAGCGATTTGCGGCTTCATCGAGAATGGAACAGTGGGGTTTGGAACCCGCCGTTCGAAGAACCG AGGTCCGAGTTGGTGTTGAAGCCAGGAGAGTCAAACTTGAAATTCAAGATCAAGTGTGCTAAAAAAAATGTAGAACCAATGTTCAAGAAGGGGACAGTGGTGGAGGTCAAAAGTATTGAAGATGGTTACCATGGTTCTTGGTACGCTGCAGTCATTGTTGACTCAATAGGGAAGAACCAGTTCTTGGTTCAGTACCAGACACTGATGACAGAGGATGAAACTGAATTCCTTAAAGAGAAGGCAGATGCTTTGGATATTAGACCATTCCCTCCCATTATGCAAAGGACTGACCGTTTCAAACTTTCTGAGAAAGTTGATGCTTGGTATAACGATGGTTGGTGGGTCGGTCTCATTTCCGAAGTTCTTGACGGTGCAAAGTATGCAGTCTACTTCTGGAGCACAAATGAGGaattagaatttgaacattTTAATCTGAGGCCTCATCAAGATTGGATGCATGGAAAATGGTTTGCTGACTTCATG TCGAAGTCATCTGAGTCGCCTCCGAAACCCATGCCAGGAAGGTTCAAGGGGCAAAATGGTTTAAAAATAGCAGAGAAAAATTACTTTTCTGTGGGAATGAAGGTTGAAGTTAGAAGTGAGGAAAAAGGTTTCATAGGCTCCTGGTACCCGGCAGTCATCGCCGGGCCTAaaaattttagtaaatataTGGTGCAGTACAAGACACTGAAAAACGAAGATAGGATGGAACCACTTAAAGAAGAGGCTGATGCTGCATGCATCAGGCCTTGCCCTCCTCTAATTCAACGGAGTCTTCGCTTTGAACCACTTGACAAAGTTGATGCCTGGTATAAGGATGCATGGTGGGTTGGTGGAGTCTGCAAAGTTTATGACGGCTCAAACTATATAGTCTATCTCAGGGGCACTAACCAGGTGTTGGAGTTTGAACATTCTGACTTGAGGCCTCATCAAGATTGGATTGATCGAAATTGGGTTACTCTTTGA